A DNA window from Pongo abelii isolate AG06213 chromosome 2, NHGRI_mPonAbe1-v2.0_pri, whole genome shotgun sequence contains the following coding sequences:
- the METTL6 gene encoding tRNA N(3)-methylcytidine methyltransferase METTL6 isoform X7, translated as MASLQRKGLQARILTSEEEEKLKRDQTLVSDFKQQKLEQEAQKNWDLFYKRNSTNFFKDRHWTTREFEELRSCREFEDQKLTMLEAGCGVGNCLFPLLEEDPNIFAYACDFSPRAVEYVKQNPLYDTERCKVFQCDLTKDDLLDHVPPESVDVVMLIFVLSAVHPDKMHLVLQNIYKNSWLSSLWTQVMKKW; from the exons ATGGCTTCTTTGCAAAGGAAAGGGCTGCAGGCAAGGATTCTCACCTCTGAAGAAGAGGAGAAACTGAAAAGAGACCAAACTTTGGTGTCTGattttaaacagcagaaattggAACAAGAGGCTCAGAAAAATTGGGAtcttttttacaaaagaaatagcactaaTTTCTTCAAAGACAGACACTGGACCACCAGAGAGTTTGAGGAGCTAAGATCATGTAGAGAG TTTGAAGATCAAAAGTTAACAATGCTTGAAGCTGGCTGTGGGGTTGGAAACTGTTTATTCCCACTTTTAGAAGAAGATCCGAATATCTTTGCCTATGCCTGTGATTTTTCTCCAAGAGCAGTTGAATATGTTAAG CAAAATCCTTTATATGACACAGAAAGATGCAAGGTATTCCAGTGTGATCTGACCAAAGATGATCTTCTGGATCATGTACCTCCAGAGTCTGTGGATGTTGTTATGTTGATATTTGTGCTGTCAGCTGTTCATCCTGATAAGATGCACCTTGTCTTACAAAACATTTACAAG